A genomic stretch from Pectobacterium carotovorum includes:
- the pyrG gene encoding glutamine hydrolyzing CTP synthase — MTTNYIFVTGGVVSSLGKGIAAASLAAILEARGLNVTIMKLDPYINVDPGTMSPTQHGEVFVTEDGAETDLDLGHYERFIRTKMSRRNNFTTGRIYSDVLRKERRGDYLGATIQVIPHITNAIKERIIEGGEGHDVVLVEIGGTVGDIESLPFLEAIRQMAVQVGREHTLFMHLTLVPYLAAAGEVKTKPTQHSVKELLSIGIQPDVLICRSDRTVPANERAKIALFCNVPEKAVISLKDIDSIYKIPSLLKSQGLDDYICKRFSLNCPEANLSEWEQVVYEEANPGGEVTIGMVGKYVALPDAYKSVIEALKHGGLKNRLTVNIKLIDSQDVETRGVEVLKDLDAILIPGGFGYRGVEGKIMAARYARENNIPYLGICLGMQVALMEFARNVAGMEGANSTEFMPDCKYPVVALITEWRDENGNVEVRDEASDLGGTMRVGGQQCHLTEGSLVRQMYGEQTIIERHRHRYEVNNMLLKQIEAAGLRVAGLSADRKLVEIVELPDHPWFVACQFHPEFTSTPRDGHPLFAGFVKAAGAYQKRQVK, encoded by the coding sequence ATGACAACTAATTATATTTTTGTGACCGGCGGGGTCGTTTCCTCTCTGGGTAAAGGCATTGCCGCAGCCTCTCTGGCGGCTATTCTTGAAGCCCGTGGCCTCAACGTTACCATCATGAAACTGGACCCGTACATCAACGTGGATCCGGGCACGATGAGCCCGACGCAGCACGGTGAAGTATTCGTCACCGAAGACGGCGCCGAAACCGATCTGGACTTGGGTCACTACGAGCGTTTCATCCGCACTAAAATGTCGCGCCGCAACAACTTCACCACTGGCCGTATCTACTCTGATGTCCTGCGCAAAGAGCGCCGTGGCGACTATCTGGGCGCGACCATTCAGGTGATTCCACATATCACCAACGCGATTAAAGAGCGCATCATTGAAGGCGGCGAAGGTCACGATGTTGTTCTGGTTGAAATCGGTGGTACCGTCGGTGATATCGAATCATTGCCGTTCCTTGAAGCGATTCGGCAGATGGCGGTGCAAGTAGGCCGCGAGCACACACTGTTTATGCACCTGACGCTGGTGCCGTATCTGGCGGCGGCGGGCGAAGTGAAAACCAAGCCGACGCAGCACTCTGTTAAAGAACTGCTTTCCATCGGTATCCAGCCTGACGTGCTGATTTGCCGTTCCGACCGCACCGTGCCCGCCAACGAGCGTGCAAAAATTGCTTTATTCTGTAATGTGCCGGAAAAAGCAGTAATATCCCTTAAAGACATTGATTCGATTTATAAAATCCCGTCGCTATTGAAATCACAGGGGCTGGACGATTATATTTGTAAACGATTCAGCTTGAACTGCCCTGAAGCAAACCTGTCAGAATGGGAACAGGTTGTGTATGAAGAAGCGAATCCGGGCGGTGAAGTCACCATCGGTATGGTCGGCAAATATGTTGCGCTGCCGGATGCTTACAAATCCGTGATTGAAGCGCTGAAACACGGCGGCTTGAAGAACCGTCTGACGGTAAATATCAAGCTGATCGACTCACAGGATGTCGAAACCCGTGGTGTCGAAGTATTGAAAGATTTGGACGCTATTCTGATTCCAGGCGGTTTTGGCTATCGTGGCGTCGAAGGGAAAATCATGGCGGCGCGTTACGCCCGTGAGAACAATATCCCTTATCTGGGCATTTGCCTGGGGATGCAGGTCGCATTAATGGAATTTGCCCGTAACGTTGCCGGAATGGAAGGCGCAAACTCAACGGAGTTTATGCCAGACTGTAAGTACCCGGTGGTTGCGTTGATCACGGAATGGCGTGATGAGAACGGTAATGTTGAAGTCCGTGATGAAGCCAGCGATCTGGGCGGCACCATGCGCGTTGGCGGGCAGCAATGCCATCTGACCGAAGGCAGTCTGGTGCGTCAAATGTACGGTGAGCAGACGATTATCGAACGTCACCGTCATCGTTATGAAGTTAACAACATGCTGTTGAAACAGATTGAAGCGGCGGGATTACGGGTTGCTGGTCTTTCCGCCGACCGCAAACTGGTGGAGATTGTTGAGTTACCCGATCATCCCTGGTTCGTTGCTTGTCAATTCCACCCGGAATTCACATCAACGCCGCGAGATGGACATCCCCTGTTTGCCGGCTTTGTGAAAGCCGCTGGCGCGTACCAGAAGCGTCAGGTGAAGTAA